The genomic region TCATTATCTTCTTTTGAACTGAGAACCGAGCTTAAAGCGCTCTTTAGCATCTTTATCCTTGTTTTTTCAGCTCCGCTTTCAATAACCATATATTCGTCCTTGATGTTTACTATTTTACCATGAATTCCGCCTCTGGTCAGGATCTCGTCGCCCACTTTCAGTTCGTTCACCATTGCTTTAAACTTTTTTTGTTTCCTTTGCTCAGGCAATATCAAAAACAGGTAAAATACTACAAGTACTAAAAGCCACGGCACTAAAAGCTGTAATGTTTGGTTCATAAATTTTCCTCCTTTTGTTATTTTTATTCGTCATCTTCTTTATTATAACCATATTTTAAATAAAATTCATCCCTTAATTTCAATAAAGTGCCTTCTTTAATCGATTTTCTTATCTTCTTCATAAGGTTTACTAAAAAATAAATATTATGATATGTTGCAAGCCTT from Clostridiales bacterium harbors:
- the yajC gene encoding preprotein translocase subunit YajC, which codes for MNQTLQLLVPWLLVLVVFYLFLILPEQRKQKKFKAMVNELKVGDEILTRGGIHGKIVNIKDEYMVIESGAEKTRIKMLKSALSSVLSSKEDNEK